A segment of the Frankineae bacterium MT45 genome:
TGGAGGGCGTCTACAGCGTCGCGCAGATCCGGGGCGCCGAGGAGCAGCTGATGGCGCAGCTCCCCGACGGCGCCCTGATGGCCCGGGCCTCGACCGCGCTGGCCACCGTCTGCGCCCGGCAATTGCGGGCGCGCGCCGGCGGCCTCTACGGCAGCTCGGCGGTGCTGCTGGTCGGCAGCGGGAACAACGGCGCGGATGCGCTCTACGCCGGCGCCATCCTGGCCCGGCGTGGCGTCTGCGTGTCGGCGGCCCTCCTCGATCAGCCGAGAACGCACGAGGCCGCCCTGGCCGCCTTCCGGGCCGCGGGCGGCCGGGTTGCGGCCGAGCCCGCCGCGATACTGGCCCGCGCCGACCTCGTGCTGGACGGCATTCTCGGCATCGGCGGCCGGGGCGCCTTGCGCCCGGAGGCGGCCGAACTGGTGGCCGCGATTGGGGATGGGGTCGTCGTCGCCGTGGACATCCCGTCCGGCGTCGACGCCGACAGCGGGGTGGTCGAGGGCGCCTGCGTCACCGCTGACGTCACCGTCACCTTCGGCGGCCTGAAGGCCGGACTGATCAGCGGCGCCGGTGCGGCTCGCAGCGGGCAGGTGCAGCTGGTCGACATCGGCCTCGACCTGCCAGAGCCACAGCTGCGAGTGCTGGAGGCGGCGGACGTCGCGGCCCTGCTGCGGCAGCCGACGGAGACCGACGACAAATACACCCGCGGCGTGGTCGGGGTCATCGCCGGCTCCGCGCAGTACTCCGGGGCCGGGCTGCTGGCCACCGGTTCGGCCCGTCACGGCGGGGCCGGGATGGTGCGCTATCTGGGCACCGCGCCGGAGCAGATCCGGGCCCACTACCCGGACGTCGTGGTCCACGAGGCGACCGAACCAGGGCAGGTGCGCGTGCAGGCTTGGGTGATCGGGCCGGGTATCGGCACGGACGCCGACGCGCGCAGCCTGCTGGCGCAGACTCTGGCCACCGACGTCCCGGTGCTGGTGGATGCGGACGGGATTACCCTGCTGGCCCAGGAGAAGCAGCTGCTGGCTGGCCGCCGCGCAGCCACCCTGCTCACCCCGCACGACCGGGAGTTCGAGCGGCTGGCCGGCCGGGTAAGCGGTGACCGGATCGCCTCGGCGCGCCGGGCGGCCCGGGAGCTGGACGTGACGCTGCTCCTCAAGGGTGACGCCACTGTGATCGCCAGCCCCGACGGCACCGCGTTCGTCAACCCGACCGGCACCCCGTGGCTGGGCAGCGCCGGCACCGGCGACGTGCTCAGCGGGCTCGTCGGCGCGCTGCTGGCCACCGGTCTCCCGACCCAGCTGGCGGCGGCCGTCGGGGCCTACCTGCACGGTGTCGCCGGGCAGATCGCGGGGGCCGGAGGCAATCCGAACGCCGCCGACGTGCTGGCGAAGCTGCCGGCTGCGGTCGCGTCCGTCCGCGGATAGGTCAGACTTAGAGGATGCCCCGCACCGAAGCCGTCGTCGATCTGGCGGCGATCCGAAGCAATGTGGCGACCCTGCGCGCCGCGACCACCGCCGAGGTGATGGCCGTGGTCAAAGCCGACGGCTACGGCCACGGTCTGCTCCAGTCGGCCCGGGCCGCGCAGGCCGGTGGCGCCAGCTGGCTCGGCGTCGCCATCATCGACGAGGCCCTGGAGCTGCGGGCGGCCGGTGTCCAGGGACCGATCCTGACCTGGCTCTGGACCCCGTCGGAGGCCGAGAAGGTTGGCGCGGCGATCCTCGCCGGGATCGATCTCAGCGTGAACGGAATCGCGGCGCTGCGCCTGGTCATCGACCAGGCCCGGCGGGCCGGGGTGCGGGCGCGCGTCCACCTCAAGATCGACACCGGGCTCTCCCGCAACGGCGCCTACGTCACCGATTGGCCGGAGGTGGTCCGAGCCACCGCGGCCGCAGTCTCCGACGGGTACCTCGAGGCGGTCGGGATCTGGAGCCACTTCGCCTACGCCGACGAGCCCGGCCACCCCACGATCGCCCGGCAGCTCGATAACTTCCAGCAGGCGGTCGACCTGGCGGCCCGCTCCGGCGTCGTGGTGCAGGTGCGCCACCTGGCCAACTCCGCGGCCACCCTCACGCTGCCGCAGACGCACTTCGACCTGGTGCGCCCGGGCATCGCGATCTACGGCCTCTCCCCCGTGCCCGGCGAGCTGGGCGACTTCGGGCTGACTCCGGCGATGACGCTGCGGGCCGAGCTGGCGTCGGTGAAGCGCGTCTCGGCCGGCGAGGGCGTCTCCTACGGTCACGTCTACACGACGAAGTCGGAGACGACGCTGGCGCTGGTGCCTCTGGGCTACGCCGACGGCGTCCCGAGAAACGCAACGAATGTCGGGCCACTGCAGATCAACGGGCAGCGCTACCAGATCAGTGGACGGGTCTGCATGGACCAGTTCGTCGTCGACATCGGCGCCGGACGGGCCGAAGTGGGCGACCATGCCGTGCTCTTCGGCGCGGGTACCGCCGGTGAGCCGACCGCCCAGGACTGGGCCGACGCACTCGGCACCATCCACTACGAGATCGTGACCCGCATCGGCGCCCGGGTGACGCGGACCTATGTCGGCCTAGACGCGCTGGAGTCGGCGGTCGAGCCCCGCGAGCAGGTCGTCAATGGCCAGTAAACGTAAGGGTGTCATCGGCGGGACGGTCGGCTTCGCCGCCGCCGTCACCACCGCTGGAGTGGCCTACGCCTTCGACCGGAACGTCGCCCATCGCCGCCAGCAGATCGTCCGGACGAATTTTCGTGAGCTCGGGAACCTGCCATTCGATCGCTCGGGCATGGTGACGACCTCGGACGGCGTCGGCCTGTACTACGAGGAGGTCGGGCCCAGCGATGCTCCGGTGACCGCGATCTTCGTGCACGGGTACACGCTGAACCTGGGCTCCTTTCACTTCCAGCGCAAGGCCCTGATTGAAGAGTTCGGCGATCAGATTCGCTTTGTCTTCTATGACCAGCGCAGCCACGGGCGCTCGGAACGCAGTCAGCCCGACCACTGTGAGATCGACCAGCTCGGCGACGACCTGCGGGATGTCATCGAAGCGCTCGCCCCGACCGGGCGTCTCATCCTCGTCGGGCACTCGATGGGTGGCATGACGCTGATGGCCCTGGCCGATCGGCATCGCGAGTACTTCACCGGCTCCCGCGCCCGGGTCAGCGCCGTCGCGCTCATCTCCACCTCGACCGGCAGCCTCGCCTCGGTGACGCTCGGCCTGCCGGCCCTGCTGGCCCGGATGCGCGGGCCGCTGCTTCCGGTGCTGCTGAACGGCGCGCGTAACCGGGCCAAGCTGATCGAGCGGGGTCGGGGGATGGGCACCGACCTGGCCTGGGTGGTGATTCGCAAGTTCGCCTTCGCCGACAAGTCGGTCGACCCGGCGGTCGTCGAGTATCTGACGCAGATGATCGCCGGCACTCGTATCGAGGTGATCGCCGAGTTCTACGGACCCCTGATGAACCACGAGAAGCTCGAGGCGCTCGGCGTCCTGGCCGACATCCCGACCGTGGTGATCTGCGGAGACTCCGACTCGCTGACGCCGCCGGAGCACAGCCAGGCGATGGCCGACGAGCTACCCAAGGCCACTCTGGTGCTGGTCGAGAACGCCGGACACCTGGCCACGATGGAGCGCCCGGCCGAGGTGAACGACGCCCTGATTCAGCTCTTCACCCCGGCGCTGGCCGACGCGACCCGGCGCCGGCGCTGGCTGCGGGTGCGGCGATGAGCCCGCTGCACGGCCCGGGGCGCCCGGTGCACGCGCCCAACCCGGGTGCTCCCGGTGCGCCGCCGCGCCGCTATCGCGTTACCCTCCCCGAGCCCAGCGACACCTTCGCCTTCGGACGAAACCTGTCGCTGGTCCTGCGTCCGGGGGACTTGATCGTGCTGGCCGGACCGCTCGGCGCCGGGAAGACGGCGCTGACGCAGGGGATCGGGGCCGGGCTTGAGGTCAGCGGCGCCGTGGTCTCGCCGACGTTCGTCATCGCCCGGGTGCACGTCGGCGGGCGCATCCCGCTGGTGCACGTCGACGCCTACCGGTTGGGGTCGCTGGCTGAGGTCGACGACCTCGATCTCGACGTCGACGTCGCCGATTCGGTCAGCGTCATCGAATGGGGCCACGGTCTGGTCGAGCAGCTCAGCGATTCGTCGCTGCTCATCGAGTTGTCCCGGGCCGACGACAGCGAGGTTCGGTCGGCCGAGCTCATCCCGCAGGGTGGCGATTGGGCGCAGCGCATCGCCAGCCTTGGCTGGTAGTAGGGTTTCGAGACCGACAGCAAGATCGTGCAGTAAAAGCGGGGGGATTTCGCATGTTCAAGGTGCTCATTCAGAGGGTCGCCAACCAGGCACGCGCCGTGGTCGTCGCCCTCACGCTCGTGGCACTCTCCCTGGTCGGCGTCAGCAGCGCACCCGGCGCGGCGGCATCAGCTGGCAGCAGCCAGCTGGCCGATGGCGAGACGCTGCAGGGCGGCCAGGGGCTGCTGGACGACATGGGCAACTACACACTGAACATGCAGGGCGACGGCAATCTCGTCGAGTACTTCGGATCGCAGGTCATCTGGTCGTCGCGAACCACGGGGTATCCGGGGGCGCGCCTGACGGTGCAGGACGACGGCAACGTAGTCATCTACACCGCTGCGCAGCGCGCCATCTGGTCCACCCGCACGGCGGGGGCCGGTGCCGGGGTCCGCCTCGTCATGCAGACAGACGGAAACGTGGTTCTCTACGGCGCGAAAGGTGTTGTCTGGGACTCCGGTGTGCCGCCGGCGCAGAGCTCCCCGCCGCCGCAGAACTTCGCCCCCAGTACGTTGTCCGCCGGGCAATCTGTACCGGGTTCGAGCACCATGCTGGCCGCGCCGTCCGGCGAGTTCACGCTCCTCTTCAACGGCGGTGTGCTGGAGGTCGACGAGCACGTCTTCGTCGCTGATCCGAATCCGCAATATCGTGAGCACGAGATGAGCGTCTGGGTGCCCGCGGTCCCCGCGTACACACCTGGCGCTGGCGCGCTAAAGATGCAGACGGACGGCAATCTCGTCGTGTACAACGGCGCCGGACGTGCGGTCTGGTCAACGAGAACGTCAGGGACCGGCTCCGGAAACCACGTTGCCCTGCAGAACGACGGAAACCTGGTGGTCTACAACGCCGCCGGCCGGGCGGTCTGGGCGTCGCGATCGCAGCGAGCCATGATGGTGCCCGGTGGCGTGCTGAAGAGCGGGGCGTCGCTCGTCAGTCTCGACGCTTTCGATCACCAGACGACCACCCTGACGATGCAGAGCGACGGCAATCTCGTCCTGTCTCACGCCGGCAAGGTTCAGTGGAACAGTCGCACCTTTGTCGCCGGATCTCATCTGGCATTGCAGGCCGATGGCAACCTCGTTGTCTACGCCCCGAACGGCTCACCCAGGTGGAGTTCGCACACCAACACCGCGGGGCCGGGCGTTGTGTTTTCGGTCTCCGATAGCGCGATGACCATAGGCAAGGGGATGAGCACCATCTTCTGGGTCACGATCCACGGAATCCTAGGAAAATGATCATGCGCACCAGGATGAGATTCGGTAGTTCGCGGACCGCTGTCGGATCCGGCTTGATCGCAGTTCTGATGGCGGCGGCGTCACTTGTCGGCATATCTGCGTTGACTAGTTCGGCCGACGCGGCAACCGTGGATCAGTTGGTCGCCGGACAAGCGCTCTTCGCCGGGCAGACACTTACCAGCGCCTCCGGCTGGTACTGGGTCACGATGCAGGCCGACGGCAACCTCGTCGTCTACGAAAACGAGCTTGTTGGTACCGGCAGCGCGGTGGTCGCGATTTGGTCGTCAAGGACCAACGGGAACCCCGGCGCGCATTTTCAGCTGCAATCGGATGGCAACGCTGTCGTGTACAGCGCTGGGAACAAGGCGCTCTGGTCGACCCGCACGTTCGGCGCAGGTCCAGACGTCCGATTCATCATGCAGTCAGACGGCAACCTAGTGCTTTATCGCGGCAGCACACCGATCTGGAACATCGGTGTGTTGCCGTACGGTCCACCTTCTCCACCGCCTACACCCATGAATCAGCTTCTTGCCGGGGCTTCGCAGAGCATCTATCTACAGCTCACATCTGCCTCGAAGGAGTTCGAGCTCGCCAACTTCGGCTCGTCCATCTCGTTGTCCCAGCGTGTGAGTGTGAAGGGTCTGGTGTTCGAAACCCCCGTCTGGAGTGCTGGCCCGGATTACAACTGGCCATCAACAGCGGGTCAGCTGACAATGCAGACAGACGGCAATCTGGTGCTCTATTCGAGCCCAGGCCATGTTGCGTGGAGCACTCACACCGCCGGTACCGGAACGGAAAATCGGTTCGTCGTGCAAGACGACGGCAACCTCGTGGTCTACACGAAGGCCAATCGCGCTGTCTGGTCATCTGGCAGCCGCAGGGCAGCGTTGGGAGCAGGGATGACGCTCTCCAGCGGTGGATCGCTGCGCAGCCAGGAACCGGGGCCAAATCCCGCGGCTTCGCTGGTCATGCAACGCGACGGCAATCTCGTCATGTACTACGGCACAGCAGTGCGATGGAGTAGTGGCACGCACGTCCTGGGATCGCGCCTGGTGCTGCAGCGTGACGGCAACCTGGTCATCTATACGCCGGGCAACGTCGCCGCTTGGTCATCCGGGACGGCGGGCTCCGGCCCGGGTACATACCTCCTCCTCGGCGGCGTCGCTGATCTGCAGCTAAGCACGGGAGGGCGCGTGGTATGGCTGGTCGGCTGAGGCAGATCAGCGCCATCCGCGGGTGAGCGGAAACAGCGACTAGGCTTCAGAGTCGTGTTCGTCCTCGCCATCGATACCTCCTCCGCCGCGGTGAGCGCGGCCGTCGTCGAGGTCGATGACGGCGGTGAGGCCCGCACCATGGCCCAGAGCATCACCCTGGACGCCCGGGCCCACGGTGAGCGCCTCGCCCCCAACATCGAGAGTTGCCTGCAGCGCTCCGGGGTCCGGGTCGCTGATGTGTCGGCCGTCGTCGCCGGCCTCGGCCCGGGGCCCTTCACCGGCCTGCGCGTCGGCCTGGTCACCGCCGCCGTCTTCGCCGAGCTACGTGGCATCCCGACTTACGGTGTCTGCTCCCTGGACGGCATCGCCGGAGTCCTCGACGAGCCGGACCTGCTGGTCGCCGCCGACGCCCGCCGCCGCGAGGTCTACTGGGCTCGCTACCACGACGGGGTCCGGGTCGAGGGGCCGCAGGTCGGCACTCCGGCCGACCTCAGCGAGCATCTGAAGGCCGCTGACCTGGCGGGCGGGGTCACCGCGATGACCGGCTCCGGTGCCCGTCTCTACGCCGACGTCCTGGGATACCGGCTTCTCGACGTCGACCATCCCGAGCCAAGAGCGCTGGTGCAGGTGGCGGCGGAATGGGTCCTGGCCCGTGCGGAGTCGCAGGCCCTGACTCCGCTCTACCTGCGCCGTCCGGACGCAGTCGAGCCCGGCGCCACGAAGACGGTGACGGCATGAGCGCGCCGCAGCCCACCGAGCAACCGCCCGAGCAGCCCACCCAGCAGCCCTCTGAGTTGCAGGTCGTGCCGATGACGCAGGCCCATCTCGACGCCGTTATGCCCTATGAAGTAAGCATGTTCGGCACCGAAGCCTGGAGCCGGGAGGCCTACCGCGACGAGCTGCGGGACAACCGCTACCGCCGCTACTTCGCGGTCCTGCGCGGATCCGCGTCCGACGGGGAACTGCTCGGCTGGGGTGGCGTGCGGGTCATCGGCAAGGAGGCCGAGATCCTCACCATCGGAGTCGTGCCGCAGGCCCGCCGGGCCGGCGTCGCCACGCTGCTGCTGCGTCACCTGCTGGCCGACGCCACCCGGCGCAGCGCCGACGAGGTCTTCCTGGAGGTGCGCATCGACAACGAGGCGGCCATCAGCCTCTACCGGCGCGAAGGGTTCGCCGATCTCGGACTGCGCCGTGGCTACTACGACGGCGGGCGGATCGATGCGCTCACCATGCACCGCCGGCTCACCCAGGAGGCCACGGTATGACCGAACCGCTGGTGCTGGGCTTCGAAACCTCCTGTGACGAGACCGGAGTCGGGATCGTGCGGGGCACGACCCTGCTGGCCGACGCCATCGCCACCAGCGTCGAGGAGCATGCCCGCTTCGGAGGCGTGGTGCCGGAGGTGGCCAGCCGGGCTCACCTGGAGGCGATGGTGCCGACGCTACGGCGCGCCTTCGACACCGCCGGGGTCCGCCCGGACGACATCGACGCGGTCGCCGTCACCGCCGGACCCGGCCTGGCCGGAGCACTCCTGGTCGGGGTGGCGGCGGCCAAGGCCTACGCGCTCGCCCTCGACAAGCCGCTCTACGGCGTCAACCACCTCAGCGCCCACGTCGCGGTGGACCTGCTCGAGCACGAGCCCCTGGACGAGCCGGCGATCGCGTTGCTCGTCTCCGGCGGCCACTCCTCGCTGCTGCTGGCGCCTCGCATCGGTGGCCAGGAGCTCACCGAACTCGGCGCGACCGTGGACGATGCCGCCGGCGAGGCGTACGACAAGATCGCCCGTCTGCTCGGCCTCCCCTTCCCCGGCGGCCCGCACATCGACCGGATCGCCGTCGACGGCGACCCGGCGGCCATCAGCTTTCCGCGGGCGATGACCGGCGCTCACGATCCGGCCTATGCCTTCTCCTTCTCCGGCCTGAAGACGGCGGTGGCCCGCTGGGTCGAGGCCAGGCAGCGGGCCGGCGAGCCGGTGCCGATCGCCGACGTGGCGGCCAGCTTCCAGGAGGCGGTGGTCGACGTCCTCACCGCCAAGGCGGTCCGGGCT
Coding sequences within it:
- a CDS encoding D-mannose binding lectin; protein product: MFKVLIQRVANQARAVVVALTLVALSLVGVSSAPGAAASAGSSQLADGETLQGGQGLLDDMGNYTLNMQGDGNLVEYFGSQVIWSSRTTGYPGARLTVQDDGNVVIYTAAQRAIWSTRTAGAGAGVRLVMQTDGNVVLYGAKGVVWDSGVPPAQSSPPPQNFAPSTLSAGQSVPGSSTMLAAPSGEFTLLFNGGVLEVDEHVFVADPNPQYREHEMSVWVPAVPAYTPGAGALKMQTDGNLVVYNGAGRAVWSTRTSGTGSGNHVALQNDGNLVVYNAAGRAVWASRSQRAMMVPGGVLKSGASLVSLDAFDHQTTTLTMQSDGNLVLSHAGKVQWNSRTFVAGSHLALQADGNLVVYAPNGSPRWSSHTNTAGPGVVFSVSDSAMTIGKGMSTIFWVTIHGILGK
- a CDS encoding O-sialoglycoprotein endopeptidase, which encodes MTEPLVLGFETSCDETGVGIVRGTTLLADAIATSVEEHARFGGVVPEVASRAHLEAMVPTLRRAFDTAGVRPDDIDAVAVTAGPGLAGALLVGVAAAKAYALALDKPLYGVNHLSAHVAVDLLEHEPLDEPAIALLVSGGHSSLLLAPRIGGQELTELGATVDDAAGEAYDKIARLLGLPFPGGPHIDRIAVDGDPAAISFPRAMTGAHDPAYAFSFSGLKTAVARWVEARQRAGEPVPIADVAASFQEAVVDVLTAKAVRAARDHGVGHLVIGGGVAANSRLRALAAQRCEKAGLVLRIPRPGLCTDNGAMVAALGAQLVAHGATPSNLDIPATSALPITTVLL
- a CDS encoding tRNA threonylcarbamoyl adenosine modification protein YeaZ, with protein sequence MFVLAIDTSSAAVSAAVVEVDDGGEARTMAQSITLDARAHGERLAPNIESCLQRSGVRVADVSAVVAGLGPGPFTGLRVGLVTAAVFAELRGIPTYGVCSLDGIAGVLDEPDLLVAADARRREVYWARYHDGVRVEGPQVGTPADLSEHLKAADLAGGVTAMTGSGARLYADVLGYRLLDVDHPEPRALVQVAAEWVLARAESQALTPLYLRRPDAVEPGATKTVTA
- a CDS encoding yjeF C-terminal region, hydroxyethylthiazole kinase-related/yjeF N-terminal region; its protein translation is MEGVYSVAQIRGAEEQLMAQLPDGALMARASTALATVCARQLRARAGGLYGSSAVLLVGSGNNGADALYAGAILARRGVCVSAALLDQPRTHEAALAAFRAAGGRVAAEPAAILARADLVLDGILGIGGRGALRPEAAELVAAIGDGVVVAVDIPSGVDADSGVVEGACVTADVTVTFGGLKAGLISGAGAARSGQVQLVDIGLDLPEPQLRVLEAADVAALLRQPTETDDKYTRGVVGVIAGSAQYSGAGLLATGSARHGGAGMVRYLGTAPEQIRAHYPDVVVHEATEPGQVRVQAWVIGPGIGTDADARSLLAQTLATDVPVLVDADGITLLAQEKQLLAGRRAATLLTPHDREFERLAGRVSGDRIASARRAARELDVTLLLKGDATVIASPDGTAFVNPTGTPWLGSAGTGDVLSGLVGALLATGLPTQLAAAVGAYLHGVAGQIAGAGGNPNAADVLAKLPAAVASVRG
- a CDS encoding D-mannose binding lectin yields the protein MRTRMRFGSSRTAVGSGLIAVLMAAASLVGISALTSSADAATVDQLVAGQALFAGQTLTSASGWYWVTMQADGNLVVYENELVGTGSAVVAIWSSRTNGNPGAHFQLQSDGNAVVYSAGNKALWSTRTFGAGPDVRFIMQSDGNLVLYRGSTPIWNIGVLPYGPPSPPPTPMNQLLAGASQSIYLQLTSASKEFELANFGSSISLSQRVSVKGLVFETPVWSAGPDYNWPSTAGQLTMQTDGNLVLYSSPGHVAWSTHTAGTGTENRFVVQDDGNLVVYTKANRAVWSSGSRRAALGAGMTLSSGGSLRSQEPGPNPAASLVMQRDGNLVMYYGTAVRWSSGTHVLGSRLVLQRDGNLVIYTPGNVAAWSSGTAGSGPGTYLLLGGVADLQLSTGGRVVWLVG
- a CDS encoding tRNA threonylcarbamoyladenosine biosynthesis protein TsaE, with the translated sequence MSPLHGPGRPVHAPNPGAPGAPPRRYRVTLPEPSDTFAFGRNLSLVLRPGDLIVLAGPLGAGKTALTQGIGAGLEVSGAVVSPTFVIARVHVGGRIPLVHVDAYRLGSLAEVDDLDLDVDVADSVSVIEWGHGLVEQLSDSSLLIELSRADDSEVRSAELIPQGGDWAQRIASLGW
- a CDS encoding ribosomal-protein-alanine N-acetyltransferase; the protein is MSAPQPTEQPPEQPTQQPSELQVVPMTQAHLDAVMPYEVSMFGTEAWSREAYRDELRDNRYRRYFAVLRGSASDGELLGWGGVRVIGKEAEILTIGVVPQARRAGVATLLLRHLLADATRRSADEVFLEVRIDNEAAISLYRREGFADLGLRRGYYDGGRIDALTMHRRLTQEATV
- a CDS encoding Pimeloyl-ACP methyl ester carboxylesterase, yielding MASKRKGVIGGTVGFAAAVTTAGVAYAFDRNVAHRRQQIVRTNFRELGNLPFDRSGMVTTSDGVGLYYEEVGPSDAPVTAIFVHGYTLNLGSFHFQRKALIEEFGDQIRFVFYDQRSHGRSERSQPDHCEIDQLGDDLRDVIEALAPTGRLILVGHSMGGMTLMALADRHREYFTGSRARVSAVALISTSTGSLASVTLGLPALLARMRGPLLPVLLNGARNRAKLIERGRGMGTDLAWVVIRKFAFADKSVDPAVVEYLTQMIAGTRIEVIAEFYGPLMNHEKLEALGVLADIPTVVICGDSDSLTPPEHSQAMADELPKATLVLVENAGHLATMERPAEVNDALIQLFTPALADATRRRRWLRVRR
- a CDS encoding alanine racemase, with the protein product MPRTEAVVDLAAIRSNVATLRAATTAEVMAVVKADGYGHGLLQSARAAQAGGASWLGVAIIDEALELRAAGVQGPILTWLWTPSEAEKVGAAILAGIDLSVNGIAALRLVIDQARRAGVRARVHLKIDTGLSRNGAYVTDWPEVVRATAAAVSDGYLEAVGIWSHFAYADEPGHPTIARQLDNFQQAVDLAARSGVVVQVRHLANSAATLTLPQTHFDLVRPGIAIYGLSPVPGELGDFGLTPAMTLRAELASVKRVSAGEGVSYGHVYTTKSETTLALVPLGYADGVPRNATNVGPLQINGQRYQISGRVCMDQFVVDIGAGRAEVGDHAVLFGAGTAGEPTAQDWADALGTIHYEIVTRIGARVTRTYVGLDALESAVEPREQVVNGQ